The following coding sequences lie in one Drosophila sulfurigaster albostrigata strain 15112-1811.04 chromosome 2R, ASM2355843v2, whole genome shotgun sequence genomic window:
- the LOC133836087 gene encoding transcription factor E2f1 produces the protein MSKYLTTTAAPNSHSNNNSSTQRQQQLYGVGGGNSQVVRKLSYELLGNNNNNNNNSSHNNNNNNIVIKNEKLLDIDYEQHAAGNHNDSSSNSGVGVAAHLRDHVYISLSKGATTTSTVIAEATSTHQHPQQQQQHRSGGASKTNDITQYYKVKRRAHGVTHEIHPKKQAKQSDQHQTVTYNSKQQQQRYHHHHQQQQQQQHQQQQYEVEHDDDDDETTTSKPAGNGSSAHHSHAQFARTASQHQSTASQQQQQHHHQQQASLVTSSSSAASTGGGGGGGGGGGDRNRADTSLGILTKKFVDLLQESPDGVVDLNDASNRLSVQKRRIYDITNVLEGIGILEKKSKNNIQWRGGQSLVSNERSRHLEAENERLEQRENEVNTLIDQMRSELADISGEVENISGMAYVTQNDLLNVDLFKDQIVIVIKAPPEARLGFSDPKEPREIFVKSENGEEINVFLCHDNSPENSPISPGSGPDSGYAPSGSLAGSSGLRTATSTRLQHLTNQRLNDPLFNNIDAMSTKGLGHTPYRVSAQRNLSKSIEAAAKQSQPEYNNICDIGGVKYELTSPQQQQQQSSTNHVADDDDDDDVDEELNQLVPTLTSPVVRSSGHHHHHQQQHQQQHHHHPHQQHQQPNTIQQLFSSLTKSPTPTTTTTTTTTRRRGNNNNTLNSHNSNTNNSSSSNNSQPPNSNSSYNQQPQQRRSDVPMYNCAMEGATAPFTVNSNSNSGSNHSNNSSAMGSLQMQFAAVAGNDNSNNGGLGLTATYGDISGAGANVAHQQQQQQQQQQQQQEYTHHSRNYRLLPPGVADCDADSDGSNAALQGLDALFSDIDTDYFNNDAFVPIVPPDDNEYPYALNANEGIDRLFDFSSDAFGP, from the exons ATGTCGAAATATTTAACAACCACCGCCGCGcccaacagccacagcaataacaacagcagcacacaaCGTCAACAGCAACTTTATGGAGTTGGTGGCGGCAATTCGCAGGTGGTACGAAAGCTCAGCTATGAGCTGCtgggcaacaataacaacaacaacaataacagcagtcacaacaataacaataataatattgtgatcaaaaatgaaaagctgcTGGACATTGATTACGAGCAACACGCTGCTGGCAACCACAacgatagcagcagcaacagcggcgtTGGCGTCGCTGCACACCTGCGAGATCACGTCTACATAAGTCTGAGTAAgggcgcaacaacaacatccacaGTTATTGCCGAAGCAACGAGCACACATCAAcatccacagcagcagcaacaacatcgcaGTGGCGgtgcaagcaaaacaaatgatatCACACAATACTACAAG GTCAAGCGCCGGGCGCACGGAGTCACCCACGAGATCCACCCGAAGAAACAGGCCAAACAAAGCGATCAGCATCAAACGGTCACctacaacagcaaacagcagcaacagcgctaccaccaccaccaccaacagcagcaacagcagcagcatcagcagcagcaatacgAAGTCgaacacgacgacgacgacgatgagacgacgacgagcaaACCGGCCGGCAACGGATCTTCTGCTCATCATTCGCATGCTCAGTTTGCGCGAACAGCGTCTCAGCATCAGTCGACtgcgtcgcagcagcagcaacagcatcatcatcagcaacaggcATCGTTAGTCACATCGTCGTCATCGGCGGCATCAactggaggtggaggtggtggaggaggaggaggcggtgaTCGCAATCGGGCAGACACCTCGTTGGGTATATTGACGAAAAAGTTTGTGGATCTGCTGCAGGAGTCACCGGATGGTGTTGTTGATCTGAACGATGCCTCGAATCGTTTGTCCGTGCAGAAGCGACGCATCTACGATATTACGAATGTGCTCGAGGGCATTGGCATCTTGGAGAAGAAGTCCAAGAACAACATTCAATGGCGCGGCGGTCAATCGTTGGTCAGCAACGAGCGTTCCCGTCACCTCGAAGCGGAAAACGAGCGACTCGAGCAGCGTGAAAATGAGGTCAACACGCTTATCGATCAGATGCGCAGCGAGCTGGCCGATATATCGGGTGAGGTGGAGAATATCAGTGGCATGGCCTATGTAACGCAGAATGATCTGCTCAATGTGGATCTGTTCAAAGATCAGATTGTGATAGTGATCAAGGCGCCGCCAGAGGCCAGACTTGGG TTCTCAGATCCAAAGGAGCCGCGCGAGATTTTCGTCAAGTCGGAGAATGGCGAGGAGATAAATGTGTTTCTGTGCCACGACAACTCGCCGGAGAATTCACCGATTTCCCCTGGCTCTGGACCCGATTCGGGTTATGCGCCATCTGGCTCATTGGCGGGCAGCAGCGGCCTGCggacggcgacgtcgacgcgACTGCAACACCTGACCAATCAGCGGCTCAACGATCCGCTGTTCAACAACATTGATGCCATGAGCACCAAGGGTCTAG GCCATACACCATATCGCGTATCAGCCCAACGCAACCTCAGCAAATCGATTGAGGCGGCGGCCAAACAATCCCAGCCTGAATATAATAACATTTGTGATATTGGCGGCGTCAAGTATGAACTGACttcgccacagcagcagcaacagcaatcgtCGACGAATCATGTCgccgacgacgatgacgatgatgatgttgacgAGGAGCTAAATCAATTGGTGCCCACGCTGACCAGTCCTGTGGTGCGTAGCAGCGGTCATCACCaccaccatcagcagcagcaccaacagcaacatcatcatcatccccatcagcagcatcagcagccgAACACTATTCAGCAGCTTTTCAGCAGTCTAACAAAATCGCCCacgccaacgacgacgacaacaacaacgacgacaaggcgacgtggcaacaacaacaatacgcTTAATAGTCataacagcaacaccaacaacagcagcagcagcaacaattccCAACcccccaacagcaacagcagctacaatCAGCAACCGCAGCAACGACGCAGCGATGTACCCATGTATAACTGTGCAATGGAAGGAGCGACTGCGCCCTTTACTgttaacagcaacagtaacagcggcagcaatcacagcaacaactcctCGGCCATGGGCTCGCTGCAGATGCAGTTTGCAGCCGTCGCTggcaatgacaacagcaacaacggtgGCCTTGGCTTAACGGCAACATATGGCGACATCTCTGGCGCTGGCGCCAATGTTgctcatcagcagcagcagcagcagcaacaacagcagcagcagcaggaataCACGCATCATAGTCGCAACTATCGCTTGTTGCCGCCAGGCGTTGCCGACTGCGACGCTGACAGCGACGGCAGCAATGCTGCGCTGCAAGGCCTCGATGCACTGTTCAGTGATATCGACACGGACT ACTTCAATAACGATGCATTTGTGCCCATCGTTCCACCGGATGACAATGAATATCCATATGCGCTTAACGCTAACGAGGGCATTGATCGTCTTTTTGATTTTAGCTCCGATGCCTTTGGGCCCTAA
- the LOC133836085 gene encoding LOW QUALITY PROTEIN: insulin-like receptor (The sequence of the model RefSeq protein was modified relative to this genomic sequence to represent the inferred CDS: deleted 1 base in 1 codon), producing the protein MPYLFYDVGDEDAMMVTSATTTTTTKMLTSLSESATSTTTKQAGSASASSHDNICVLCRRVFPATCCSSQRATCSNNSNSSSSYADINCSLCRSRDDATFPNKLASAQHCGCQHQHQQQQRWQQHRHKCQPLVANDTQHAPYSYRAAALLTAATQDERNFGNSSSSSSSNSTNDNNQKETANCHCNCNSNSYRNNPRQNINTNNSSKWNINIFLLTEQLQKWLLYCGQLLARHRRYQTGCHQRPTGRLQKQQHYNVASQRWRQQSIALTLITLLTLQTATTMAQQQQPQQQQYSRSSFAHRLERHSRSPNTIDDNINRSSRDNSIANSNSNSNSTFIDKYRNNMRLARPETYCKSMDLRNTPALLNSLENCTIVEGFLLITLMNMANYTTSFPLLTEITGYLVFYRMSHLYSLSQLFPNLSVIRGNVRFESYALVVYSNPDLEDLSLTNLRAITNGGVRIEKNPKLCFVSTVNWDKILPLNATKDAVVLKNNNNELECLRCPGENSIIAQSDAPECRYGSDNKSYCWNSHACQIICPPECPHNCIDRNTCCNENCIGSCTAPGVTGACTACRHVSLHNEICSDKCEEGTYMYEQRCITAEMCDKIGKKFVDNKELDVIRDKGKCTTICDADSYPDPKTHSCVKCNGPCEKRCDGINIDSALRAKELQGCTIIDKHGLSVTIKRGGPHILEELEAGLGRIHTINTYLKIHLTYELPSLSFFKSLREIKGQKTIDDRYALYVLENRDLEGIWGENQNVSINGSIFFHFNPKLCLDKIDALKPFLPGKPQTFNKNEVAEDSNGDKGICNTLPLSVSLAMMSSIFIRFEMNSSDVAYEDDRSFIGYQFYHTLDPYGNETIDSYVPCSNKWTVSEPTRDTLIQISGLTPYTNYAFYVRTKTISSEKRNYQSEIIRYKTSPAQPTKVSELSAISLNASQILVKWKPPLQPNGKLIRYIVSVRHTRVEGLIEHLRNYCKEPVPNAVTNDTYESAKIEIKMNVNEKNCTCDKSQIPEYNVENEEKKVRDSIAFENSVQNFVYVRKKTNEVPSTNATRRRRYIESDEMDDIEIDEMDDIDFDVDKMHLESVMSRHVRSINQQQQKQQQKQNGIPNQNGNNTSNSSSDAITWDPFHTYITSHWTQVDPNTTEFLFNNLQHFSYYIVSVMACREPDHENPIIDSLYDPCSEEVTLDKRVLKLDNVDKAYNLTAELVGTNANTTRGSVKLSWKPPEDPNGAIVSYTIFYERQEQNAVEEKRCISGREYVNQSGYVVNNLSEGKYGFQIRANSLAGEGIRTDTFYVVVPPPGISVLSLVLYCVGATLMLVLLSASIYMYYIYSRRKLPQDLYINTEVNPFYASLQYVPDDWEVPRERVLQLGSLGQGSFGMVYEGILKGQNPGDADTPCAIKTVNENATDRERTNFLSEASVMKEFDTYHVVHLLGVCSRGQPALVVMELMKKGDLKSYLRLHRPDEREDVRAAYQQRIGLTNSSGATLSVEPPPPYSRIYQMAIEIADGMAYLAAKKFVHRDLAARNCMVANDLTVKIGDFGMTRDIYETDYYRKGTKGLLPVRWMPPESLRDGVYASSSDVFSYGVVLWEMATLASQPYQGLSNEQVLRFVIDGGIMERPDNCPEVLHRLMHKCWRHRPTARPSFLDIIAYLEDLSEPRFKDVAFYYSESGVQYREKERKERSTQLDVFADAGQLDAIHVDGDEGPTPMRAGDYPGYKTNRSEHNTSLDQPAESPIAMVDDQATTHSPFSMHSAFILSSTPDALSTMPTAGGSHMEDAAYVQADVDPDAEANVALTADAERGYELYDPSPNFVELPHSGSGRLSGEQHLLPKAKRGGGVGSIVPNMSSSMPDEMIGNAGNAAGPGGGLISTSLQPSTASAASSNASSSRNPSLKRAAADMFRNRVGYGILSRFNHKRSGSNVSHKSNISNAPSNSSNTNLTSHPSGMAMVSMGPNLGTIESGGSGSAGSYTGTPRFYTPTATTPSGGGGGNGSTTIISDNPNYKLLDESLNSGMMDNAHAWPPQLTTSSLNPNYESTTAAMISDNPSYVMMNEPQAAIFTSDNPNYAPLLANRQVQPSSSDDDEHDDDDEDDDDEEEDEHTEHIKMERMPLSRPKQQRARFIKQQQQQQPRSRSVSQTRRGETQSLTPTLTPTQTSLTTPTARASAATTGNSSNILKENWLRQTTTPRPPPPNGFIGREA; encoded by the exons atGCCTTACCTTTTTTATGATGTTGGTGATGAAGATGCGATGATGGTgacatcagcaacaacgacgacgacgacgaagatgCTAACTTCATTATCAGAAAgcgcaacatcaacaacaacaaaacaagcagGATCCGCATCAGCATCATCGCATGACAACATTTGTGTGTTATGCCGGCGTGTTTTcccagcaacatgttgctccAGTCAGCGAGCAacatgcagcaacaacagcaacagcagcagttccTATGCAGACATTAACTGCAGTCTATGCAGAAGCAGAGACGACGCAACATTCCCCAACAAGCTCGCGTCGGCGCAACATTGTGGCtgtcaacatcagcatcagcaacaacaacgatggcaACAACATCGGCACAAATGCCAGCCACTTGTTGCCAACGACACGCAACATGCACCGTATAGCTATCGAGCAGCAGCATtattaacagcagcaacacaagaTGAACGAAATTTTGggaatagtagtagtagtagtagtagtaatagTACAAATGACAATAACCAAAAAGAAACAGCCAATtgccactgcaactgcaacagcaacagctacagaaACAATCCGCgacaaaatattaatacaaataacagcagcaagtgGAACATCAACATTTTCTTGCTGACGGAGCAGTTGCAAAAGTGGCTGCTTTATTGTGGTCAACTACTCGCCAGACACCGACGATACCAGACAGGATGTCATCAGAGGCCAACAGGACGTTTACAGAAACAACAGCATTATAATGTGGCATCACAACGTTGGCGACAACAGAGCATTGCACTGACGCTTATAACGTTGCTAACACtacagacagcaacaacaatggcacaacaacagcaaccacaacaacaacagtactCGAGAAGTTCGTTTGCGCACAGGCTGGAAAGACATTCGCGCAGTCCCAATACGATTGATGACAACAttaacagaagcagcagagaTAACAGCATAgctaacagtaacagtaacagtaacagcacTTTCATTGACAAGTACAGAAACAACATGCGATTGGCGAGACCCGAAACTT ATTGCAAATCGATGGACTTGCGAAACACTCCAGCTCTACTTAATTCATTAGAAAACTGTACGATAGTTGAGGGATTTTTGCTGATAACGTTAATGAATATGGCTAATTACACCACCTCGTTTCCTTTGCTCACCGAGATCACGGGCTATCTTGTCTTTTATCGCATGAGTCATCTCTATTCGCTTTCTCAACTGTTTCCCAATTTGAGCGTTATACGTGGCAATGTGCGATTCGAGAGTTACGCCCTCGTTGTCTATTCAAATCCCGATTTGGAGGACCTTAGCTTAACCAATTTGCGTGCCATTACCAATGGCGGTGTACGAATTGAGAAGAATCCCAAACTCTGCTTTGTCAGCACGGTCAATTGGGATAAGATATTACCGTTGAATGCCACCAAAGATGCTGTTGTCctcaagaataacaacaacgaactCGAGTGTCTTCGATGTCCTGGCGAGAATTCTATTATCGCCCAAAGCGATGCTCCCGAATGTCGTTATGGCAGCGACAATAAGAGTTACTGTTGGAACAGTCACGCTTGCCAAATAA TTTGTCCGCCGGAATGTCCTCACAATTGCATCGATCGCAACACCTGCTGCAACGAAAACTGTATTGGAAGTTGCACAGCGCCTGGTGTCACTGGAGCTTGCACCGCCTGTCGCCATGTCTCACTTCACAATGAAATCTGCTCGGATAAGTGCGAGGAAGGAACCTATATG TACGAGCAACGTTGCATTACGGCGGAGATGTGCGACAAAATCGGCAAGAAATTCGTGGATAACAAGGAATTGGATGTGATACGTGACAAGGGCAAGTGTACAACGATCTGCGATGCAGATTCTTACCCGGACCCAAAAACGCACTCGTGCGTTAAATGCAATGGACCCTGTGAAAAGCGCTGTGATGGCATAAATATTGACAGCGCATTGCGAGCCAAGGAGTTACAGGGTTGTACCATCATCGACAAACACGGATTGAGTGTAACCATCAAGCGTGGCGGAC cTCACATTTTAGAGGAGTTGGAAGCTGGTTTGGGCAGAATACATACGATCAACACATACCTGAAGATCCATTTGACCTATGAACTTCCTTCGCTGTCATTTTTCAAAAGCTTACGCGAAATCAAAGGCCAGAAAACTATTGATGATCGTTATGCGCTCTACGTGCTGGAGAATCGTGATCTGGAGGGTATTTGGGGAGAGAATCAAAACGTGTCAATCAATGGCAGCATTTTCTTCCATTTCAATCCGAAACTCTGTCTGGATAAGATTGACGCACTGAAACCATTTTTGCCCGGCAAACCGCAAACGTTCAACAAGAATGAGGTGGCTGAAGATTCCAATGGTGACAAGGGCATAT GCAATACGTTACCCTTAAGCGTGAGTCTCGCAATGATGAGCAGCATATTTATTAGATTCGAAATGAATAGCTCTGATGTGGCTTACGAGGATGACAGATCGTTCATTGGTTACCAATTCTATCACACGCTCGATCCTTATGGCAATGAGACCATCGATTCCTATGTGCCATGCTCGAATAA ATGGACTGTATCGGAGCCAACGAGAGACACTCTCATTCAAATAAGCGGACTAACGCCCTACACCAATTATGCATTCTATGTGCGTACCAAGACAATTTCATCGGAGAAACGCAACTATCAAAGCGAGATAATACGTTACAAAACAAGCCCAGCTCAACCAACGAAAGTGTCTGAACTAAGCGCAATTTCGCTCAACGCTTCTCAGATT CTGGTTAAATGGAAACCTCCATTACAACCAAATGGCAAGTTGATCCGATATATTGTGAGCGTGAGGCACACTCGCGTTGAAGGCCTCATTGAACATCTTCGCAACTATTGCAAAGAAC CTGTGCCAAATGCGGTCACCAATGACACATATGAATCGGCCAAAATCGAGATTaaaatgaatgtgaatgagaAGAACTGCACTTGCGATAAAAGTCAAATTCCCGAATATAATGTGGAAAATGAAGAAAAGAAAGTAAGGGATTCCATCGCATTCGAAAATAGTGTCCAAAACTTTGTCTACGTGCGAAAGAAAACAAACGAAGTTCCTTCCACGAATGCAACACGCCGGCGAAGATATATTGAAAGCGATGAGATGGATGACATCGAAATTGATGAGATGGATGACATTGATTTCGATGTGgataaaatgcatttggaGAGTGTTATGTCGCGTCATGTGCGCTCGataaatcaacagcaacagaaacagcaacaaaagcaaaatggcaTTCCGAATCAAAATGGTAACAACACATCGAACAGCTCCAGTGATGCCATAACGTGGGATCCCTTCCACACATATATCACAAGCCACTGGACCCAAGTAGATCCAAACACGACCGAATTTCTATTCAACAATCTGCAACACTTTTCATACTACATTGTTTCGGTGATGGCATGTCGAGAGCCAGACCATGAGAACCCGATTATCGACTCGCTTTACGATCCGTGCAGCGAAGAGGTTACACTCGATAAGAGAGTCCTAAAGTTAG ATAATGTAGACAAGGCGTACAATCTGACGGCCGAACTTGTCGGCACCAATGCCAACACGACGCGTGGCAGCGTCAAGCTAAGCTGGAAACCACCCGAGGATCCCAACGGTGCCATTGTCTCGTACACGATCTTCTACGAGCGCCAGGAGCAGAATGCCGTCGAGGAGAAACGCTGCATTTCGGGGAGGGAGTATGTCAATCAGTCCGGCTATGTGGTGAACAACTTGAGTGAGGGCAAATACGGATTTCAGATACGTGCCAATTCACTGGCCGGCGAGGGAATTCGAACCGATACC TTTTACGTTGTGGTGCCG CCGCCCGGCATCTCGGTGTTGTCCTTGGTGCTGTACTGCGTGGGCGCCACATTAATGTTGGTCCTGCTATCCGCTAGTATCTACATGTATTACATCTATTCGCGACGCAAATTGCCGCAGGATCTGTACATCAACACGGAGGTGAATCCGTTCTATGCCAGTCTGCAGTATGTCCCCGACGACTGGGAGGTGCCACGCGAACGCGTCCTCCAGCTGGGCTCCCTGGGCCAGGGTTCCTTTGGCATGGTGTACGAGGGCATACTGAAGGGGCAGAATCCTGGGGATGCGGATACGCCGTGTGCCATCAAGACGGTCAACGAGAATGCCACCGATCGCGAACGCACCAATTTCCTAAGCGAAGCGAGTGTCATGAAGGAGTTCGACACGTATCATGTGGTCCATCTGCTGGGCGTGTGCTCGCGTGGTCAGCCCGCTTTGGTCGTGATGGAGCTGATGAAGAAGGGCGATCTCAAGTCGTATCTGCGTCTGCATCGGCCCGACGAACGTGAGGATGTGCGTGCCGCGTATCAGCAGCGCATTGGCCTCACCAACTCCAGTGGCGCCACCTTGAGCGTGGAGCCACCGCCGCCCTATAGTCGCATCTATCAGATGGCCATCGAGATTGCCGATGGCATGGCCTATTTGGCGGCCAAGAAGTTTGTGCATCGCGATCTTGCGGCACGCAACTGCATGGTGGCCAACGATTTGACCGTGAAGATCGGTGATTTTGGCATGACCCGCGACATCTACGAGACGGATTACTATCGCAAGGGGACCAAGGGTTTGTTGCCGGTGCGCTGGATGCCGCCGGAGAGTTTGCGTGATGGTGTCTATGCCAGTTCCAGCGATGTCTTCAGCTATGGCGTGGTGCTCTGGGAAATGGCAACGCTTGCCTCACAACCCTATCAGGGACTGTCCAATGAGCAGGTGCTGCGCTTTGTTATCGATGGCGGCATCATGGAACGGCCCGACAACTGTCCAGAGGTGCTCCACCGGCTGATGCACAAGTGCTGGCGTCACAGGCCAACGGCGCGGCCATCGTTCCTCGACATCATTGCGTATCTGGAGGATCTGTCGGAGCCGCGCTTCAAGGACGTGGCTTTCTACTACAGCGAATCGGGAGTGCAGTATCGTGAAAAGGAGCGAAAGGAGCGCTCCACGCAGCTCGATGTCTTTGCGGACGCCGGTCAACTCGATGCTATACACGTCGATGGGGATGAGGGACCGACGCCGATGCGTGCCGGCGACTATCCGGGCTACAAAACGAATCGGAGCGAGCACAACACTTCGTTGGATCAACCAGCGGAGAGTCCCATTGCCATGGTCGATGATCAGGCCACCACGCACTCGCCCTTCAGCATGCACTCGGCCTTCATTCTGAGCAGCACCCCAGATGCGTTGTCCACCATGCCCACGGCAGGAGGTTCGCACATGGAGGATGCGGCCTATGTGCAGGCGGATGTGGACCCAGATGCGGAAGCGAATGTGGCACTCACAGCGGATGCGGAACGTGGCTACGAACTGTACGATCCCAGTCCCAATTTCGTCGAGTTGCCACACAGCGGCAGCGGTCGCTTGAGTGGCGAACAACATCTGCTGCCGAAGGCGAAACGTGGCGGCGGCGTTGGTAGCATTGTGCCCAACATGAGCTCTTCGATGCCCGACGAGATGATTGGCAATGCGGGTAATGCCGCTGGGCCTGGGGGTGGGCTCATCTCCACGTCATTGCAACCCTCAACGGCATCGGCGGCCAGCTCGAATGCCAGCAGCAGTCGTAATCCCAGCCTGAAGCGTGCTGCGGCGGACATGTTTCGCAATCGCGTTGGCTACGGCATTCTCAGTCGGTTCAATCACAAGCGAAGCGGCAGCAATGTCAGCCACAAGAGCAACATCTCGAATGcgcccagcaacagcagcaacacgaaTCTAACCAGCCATCCGTCGGGCATGGCCATGGTCAGCATGGGACCCAATCTGGGGACCATCGAgagcggcggcagcggcagtgCGGGCAGCTACACGGGCACGCCCCGTTTCTACACGCCCACAGCAACAACGCCCAGCGGAGGCGGGGGTGGCAATGGCAGCACCACCATCATCAGCGATAATCCCAACTACAAGTTGCTGGATGAATCGCTAAACAGCGGCATGATGGATAATGCCCACGCCTGGCCACCGCAACTCACCACGAGCAGTTTGAATCCCAATTACGAGTCGACTACGGCAGCCATGATTAGCGATAATCCCAGCTATGTGATGATGAACGAACCACAGGCGGCCATCTTTACCAGCGACAATCCCAACTACGCACCGTTGCTGGCCAATCGGCAAGTGCAGCCGAGCAGTTCCGATGACGACGAACACGACGACGA TGACgaagatgacgatgacgaagaAGAGGACGAGCATACCGAGCACATCAAAATGGAGCGTATGCCGCTCAGTCGACCAAAGCAGCAGCGAGCACGCTTcatcaaacaacaacaacagcagcagccgcgcAGTCGCAGCGTAAGTCAAACGCGCAGAGGAGAGACACAATCGCTGACGCCGACGTTGACGCCGACGCAGACGTCGTTGACGACGCCAACGGCGAGAGCGAGCGCCGCAACCACCGGCAATTCGTCCAACATACTCAAGGAAAATTGGCTGAGGCAAACGACAACGCCGCGACCTCCGCCGCCAAATGGTTTCATAGGACGCGAAGCGTAA